One Astyanax mexicanus isolate ESR-SI-001 chromosome 3, AstMex3_surface, whole genome shotgun sequence genomic region harbors:
- the csdc2b gene encoding cold shock domain-containing protein C2 → MAEPNLSSPPDPSLSSPSSTPHPLTFPFLRQGSRVWEKSGELPSPLPTKRTRTYSATVRATSGPVFKGMCKNFSRSQGHGYITPANGAEDIFVHISDIEGEYVPVEGDEVTYKVCPIPPKNLKFQAVEVIITHLNPGTKHETWSGQIISS, encoded by the exons ATGGCAGAACCGAACCTGTCGTCGCCGCCTGATCCCTCACTCAGCTCCCCGAGCTCCACCCCCCACCCGCTCACCTTCCCCTTCCTGAGGCAGGGCAGCCGAGTGTGGGAGAAAAGCGGAGAGCTGCCCAGCCCCCTGCCCACCAAGCGCACCCGCACCTACTCAGC CACTGTGCGGGCTACCTCAGGTCCCGTGTTTAAGGGCATGTGTAAAAACTTCTCGAGGTCACAGGGACACGGCTACATCACACCGGCCAATGGGGCAGAGGACATCTTCGTCCACATCTCAGA TATCGAGGGGGAATATGTACCAGTAGAGGGCGACGAGGTGACGTACAAGGTTTGCCCCATCCCACCCAAGAACCTGAAGTTCCAGGCCGTGGAGGTGATCATCACCCACCTGAACCCTGGAACTAAACATGAGACCTGGTCAGGCCAGATCATCAGCTCCTAG